Proteins encoded together in one Marinobacter sp. Arc7-DN-1 window:
- a CDS encoding response regulator, giving the protein MEPAYKILIADDHPLFREAISSVIASGFAGSEIIETADLDSALEITRENDDLDLILLDLNMPGMHGLTGLITLRNEAPTIPVVIVSAEEDKQVVLQAITYGACGFITKSSPRAQMTEAIQQILNGNVYLPSDIIRTGKESSNRRSRHEDNPISPELLNSLTRRQLLVLERMSKGESNKQIAYNLNIAETTVKAHVSAILRKLGVHNRVQAILSASDVDFSQYLKR; this is encoded by the coding sequence ATGGAGCCGGCTTACAAGATCCTGATTGCCGACGACCACCCGCTCTTCCGCGAAGCCATCAGCAGCGTGATTGCTTCCGGCTTTGCGGGCAGCGAGATCATCGAAACCGCTGATCTGGACAGTGCCCTGGAAATCACCCGTGAAAATGACGACCTGGACCTGATCCTGCTGGACCTGAACATGCCCGGCATGCACGGGTTGACCGGCCTGATCACGCTACGTAATGAAGCGCCCACCATTCCGGTGGTGATTGTCTCCGCGGAAGAAGACAAACAGGTGGTGTTGCAGGCCATAACCTACGGCGCCTGCGGATTCATTACCAAGTCCTCTCCCCGGGCCCAGATGACCGAAGCCATCCAGCAGATCCTGAACGGCAATGTGTATCTGCCCTCCGACATCATCCGCACCGGCAAGGAAAGCAGTAACCGCCGCAGCCGGCATGAAGACAACCCGATATCGCCGGAACTGCTGAACTCCCTCACCCGCCGGCAGTTGCTGGTGTTGGAACGTATGTCCAAGGGAGAGTCCAACAAGCAGATCGCCTACAACCTGAACATCGCCGAAACCACGGTGAAGGCCCATGTCTCGGCCATTCTGCGCAAGCTTGGCGTGCATAACCGGGTTCAGGCGATTCTTTCCGCCAGTGATGTCGATTTC
- a CDS encoding ATP-binding cassette domain-containing protein, producing MLELRIAGRDFGQPVLGEVFTTIAPGDRICLLGPSGIGKTTLLNVIAGLDRSIPDDAVIGRDRLRVGYLFQEHRLLPWRTLNANLRLVGATEQEAENLLSQVGLSGYGHYLPDQLSLGMARRAALARCLAVKPDLLLLDEPFASLDPVMAGGLKKLIAGILDAHPEMAMICVTHDGGDAEILANRLWYLDGKPARLQWDDAVGEAGLIDGLLGRLRNLDLACPP from the coding sequence ATGCTTGAACTCAGAATCGCCGGCCGGGATTTTGGCCAGCCTGTGCTTGGGGAAGTGTTCACCACCATAGCCCCCGGCGACCGTATCTGCCTGCTCGGCCCTTCCGGTATTGGCAAGACCACGTTGCTGAATGTCATTGCGGGCCTCGACAGATCGATACCGGACGATGCGGTCATCGGACGCGACAGGCTCAGGGTGGGTTATCTGTTCCAGGAACACCGCCTGCTGCCGTGGCGAACCCTGAATGCCAACCTCCGTCTGGTCGGTGCAACCGAGCAGGAAGCCGAAAATTTGCTAAGTCAGGTTGGTCTCTCCGGTTACGGTCACTACTTGCCGGATCAGCTTTCTCTTGGCATGGCCAGAAGGGCTGCCTTGGCACGTTGTCTGGCGGTGAAGCCGGACTTGCTGTTACTGGACGAACCCTTTGCGTCACTGGATCCGGTAATGGCGGGCGGGCTGAAAAAACTGATCGCCGGCATTCTGGATGCTCACCCCGAAATGGCGATGATCTGTGTTACCCACGATGGTGGTGACGCCGAGATATTGGCAAACCGACTTTGGTACCTGGATGGCAAACCGGCGCGCTTGCAGTGGGATGATGCAGTGGGTGAGGCTGGTTTGATTGATGGACTTCTTGGGAGGCTTCGTAACCTTGATTTAGCCTGTCCCCCATAG
- a CDS encoding ABC transporter substrate-binding protein — translation MNQQPTIKSVLQSFPTAARFVRVVIAALLLLSLLMSPAHGSDGDPEELPVLSVSVLQFGTAHWELDHILHRGLDRENGYQLKLKLVANLPASHLAVTSQSVNGAVADLLWAQSRFQAGTPYLYVPFSSRIGDIVVAGDSAIGSVADLAGKRIGVAGGPDSKGWILLQNVAALQGINLAQSTEVQFAAPPLLSQALKRGQVDAIVTYWHFSARLKGEGGWRSAFGMADLLTAMNLDRNLPVLGYVFPAGWAENQGPLLDRFAGSLQQAKAELAADKSHWQRLRPLMGSPQEGVFTALRKGFVAGTPAPLTDQRITDLYRLLALTGADPGNLMPSELFYRRQP, via the coding sequence ATGAATCAACAGCCAACAATAAAGTCAGTTCTTCAATCCTTTCCGACTGCGGCCCGTTTTGTCCGGGTGGTCATCGCCGCGCTATTGCTTCTGTCCTTACTGATGAGTCCCGCCCATGGCAGTGACGGTGACCCTGAAGAGCTGCCGGTGCTGTCTGTCAGTGTCCTGCAGTTTGGCACCGCGCACTGGGAACTGGACCATATCCTTCACCGGGGGCTGGACCGCGAGAACGGCTACCAGCTCAAGCTGAAGCTCGTTGCCAATCTACCGGCTTCCCACCTGGCGGTCACCAGCCAGTCGGTGAACGGCGCGGTGGCCGACCTGCTGTGGGCGCAGTCCCGGTTCCAGGCCGGCACGCCCTATCTCTATGTGCCGTTCTCTTCCCGGATTGGCGACATTGTGGTTGCCGGCGACTCTGCTATCGGTTCGGTGGCCGACCTGGCCGGCAAACGCATCGGCGTGGCTGGCGGGCCGGACAGCAAAGGCTGGATACTGTTGCAGAACGTGGCCGCGCTCCAAGGGATCAACCTGGCACAATCCACCGAGGTCCAGTTCGCCGCCCCACCCCTGCTGAGCCAGGCCCTGAAGCGCGGCCAGGTGGATGCGATCGTCACCTACTGGCATTTTTCGGCCCGCCTGAAGGGAGAGGGCGGCTGGCGCTCCGCGTTCGGTATGGCCGACCTGCTCACCGCCATGAATCTGGACCGGAACCTCCCGGTTCTGGGCTATGTGTTCCCGGCGGGCTGGGCTGAAAACCAGGGGCCGTTGCTGGATCGCTTCGCCGGGTCCCTGCAGCAGGCAAAAGCCGAACTGGCGGCGGACAAATCCCACTGGCAGCGGTTGCGGCCCCTGATGGGCAGCCCGCAAGAGGGCGTTTTCACGGCACTGCGCAAAGGTTTTGTCGCCGGCACGCCCGCGCCTCTCACGGACCAGCGAATTACTGACCTATATCGGTTGCTGGCGCTCACCGGTGCGGACCCAGGCAACCTGATGCCGTCGGAGCTGTTCTACCGGAGACAACCGTGA
- a CDS encoding ABC transporter permease — MNTRSGRPPAWSYWVVLPSFVLLWAWIAWFIQSPLLPTPLDVLDTLIRESASGELWHHLGATLGRVLVAFVLAMLLGTAIGIVMGRSRTTNALFDPLLVLMLNLPALVTIILMYVWFGLVEVAAVMAVVINKVPNVAVTVREGARSLDYRLEEMATVYNFTRWQRFREVWVPQLFPYLMAATRGGLALIWKIVLVVELLGRSSGVGFQLYMAFQVFDVAAILAYSLAFIAVVQLIELAILQPLERRSSRWRQPEAAHA, encoded by the coding sequence GTGAACACCCGCTCCGGCCGCCCGCCGGCCTGGAGTTACTGGGTGGTTCTGCCTTCGTTTGTCCTGCTCTGGGCATGGATTGCCTGGTTTATCCAGTCTCCACTCCTGCCCACGCCCCTGGATGTGCTCGACACCCTGATAAGGGAGTCCGCCTCCGGCGAACTCTGGCACCATCTGGGTGCGACCCTTGGGCGTGTCCTGGTGGCCTTTGTTCTCGCCATGCTTCTTGGCACCGCCATCGGCATCGTGATGGGCCGGTCACGAACCACCAACGCCCTGTTCGATCCCCTGCTGGTGTTGATGCTGAACCTGCCAGCGCTGGTCACCATCATCCTGATGTACGTCTGGTTCGGCCTGGTGGAAGTGGCCGCCGTGATGGCCGTAGTCATCAACAAGGTCCCCAACGTCGCCGTCACCGTCCGGGAAGGGGCTCGCAGTCTGGATTATCGCCTTGAAGAAATGGCCACCGTCTACAACTTCACCCGCTGGCAGCGATTTCGCGAAGTCTGGGTGCCGCAACTGTTTCCCTACCTGATGGCCGCCACCCGCGGTGGCCTGGCCCTGATCTGGAAAATCGTCCTGGTGGTCGAACTGCTCGGCCGTTCCAGCGGCGTTGGCTTCCAGCTGTACATGGCCTTCCAGGTCTTCGACGTTGCCGCCATCCTCGCCTACAGCCTTGCGTTTATTGCCGTAGTGCAGCTCATCGAACTGGCCATCCTCCAGCCCCTGGAACGCCGTTCAAGCCGTTGGCGCCAGCCGGAGGCTGCCCATGCTTGA